CCAGATTCCCTTCCTTGCGCAAGACAAATCCTTCCAGTCTCAACGGTGTCCTTCCCCGGAGAAACCGCTTCCCTCAAGCGTGTGTTATTCCGGGCGACCGCGGAGAGCCGCGGAATCCCCCGTATTTCGCCCGTAGCGCCTACAATCTCCGGTCGCCACTCCAAGCATCGAAGCCAAGCCTTATCCTTGAACAAGAAATTACCCGAGATGAGGGGACGTCATGACAGAAGAACTCAAAGGACAGATCGCCGTCGTAACCGGAGCCGCGCGCGGCATCGGTGCCGCAATCGGCAGGCAGCTTGCCTCCATGGGAGCGACCGTAGTTTTGGCCGCACGCGATCAGTCCCTTCTCGAACAGGTTAAGCACGAGATAGAAAACGCCGGCGGAGCAGCCGAAGCCATGGAACTCGACCTTCTCGTCGAGTCCTCTGTTACCAGCCTCGCAAAATCTGTCGAAGCCCGTCACCGCCGCTGCGATATCCTCGTGAACAACGCGGGAGTCGGCCTGCTCGGCAAGCCGCTCACTGAGCTCGCCCCCTCGGAGTGGGACACAATGATGGGCACAAACCTGCGCGGCCCCTACCTGATGATCCGCGCGTTTGCGCCAATGATGATCGCCGCGCGCTCCGGCCACATCGTGAATATCTCATCGCTCACCGGCCACAACCCCTTCCCCAACGGAGCAGCCTACTCTGCATCAAAGTGGGGGCTCAACGGCCTCACCTACTCCGTCGCCGAAGAGCTGCGCCCGCACAACGTCCGCGTCTCCGCCGTCGCTCCCGGATCGGTCAACACTGGCTTCTCGACCAGCAATAAGAATGGCGACAAAAAGATTCAGCCCGAAGACGTAGCTCGCGTCGTGGCCATGCTCGTCACGCAGTCGCCGCAGTCTTTTGTCAGCGAAGTCCTGATGCGCCCAACGCAGAAATCCTAGCCAAAGTCATAAACTCACCCCGCAGAAAGCGCCCGCAGCACCCCGACATTCCTCGCCTCGTCACCCGGAGCATCTACCGGCGTCTCCGCAATAAACGCGCAGTGTGCAAACTTCGGCTCCTTCAGCAGCCGGCCAAATGCCGCGGCCCCAATCGTTCCCTCGCCGATGTGTTCATGCCGGTCCAGCTTCGACCCCATCGCCGCCTTCGCGTCGTTGCAGTGCCACACCTTCACCTCGTCGAAGCTCACCGTCGACTCGATCAGCTTCATCGTCTCGATGTAGCCATCGGCCGTCACAATGTCGTAACCCGCCACATGCACATGGCAGGTGTCGAGACACACCGCCACCGGAGCGCACGCCTTCAGGCACTCCACCAGCTCGGCCACCTGCTCCAGCTTGCCACCCAGCGAGAACTCGGCGCCAGCGGTATTTTCAATCAGTATCCTGAAGTTCTTCCCCGCAAAGTCGATCCCCTCGATGGCCTTCTCAATCGACTGCGCCGCCAGCGTCAGCCCCTCTTCGCGAGTCAGCCCCTTCCAGCTCCCCGGATGCAGCACCAGGTACTCCGCCCCCAGCGCCAGCGCCCTCTCCACCTCGCCACGAAACGCCTTCGTCGAGTTGTCCCTCACGCTCTCCGTCTGGCTGCACAGGTTGATCAGATAGCTCGCATGAATGGCGACCGGACCAACATCATGCTTCGCGCGCAACTCAGCCATCTTCGCCGCGTCCGCAGCCTTTACCGGCGACGCCTTCCACATCCGCGGGCTCGCCGAAAATATCTGGAACGTATTCGCCCCCGCCGCAACCGCGCGATCCACCGCCGTCCACACACCGCCGCCTGTGCCTACATGCACACCAATTCGCTTCTTCGTATTCGCTGCCATCCCTTCAGCCTAACTCAATGCATCTCTAATGGGTGTCATCCTGAGCGAGCGCAGCGAGTCGAAGGAACTGCGGTCTGCTTCTCCAATCCAAACAAATGTTCTCAGTTTGTCGTCCACCACTACCAGCCAGCAACGTTCAAACAACTGTTATGCTGAAGCCGCTGCCTGAGTACGAAAGGACACCATGGCCACTCCGCAAAACTACAAGAACCACGCTCGTCTCGATCCGCCGATGCACCTCTTCGTCTTCCCTGTCCTGTTGATCAACCTTGGCGTTTCCATCTACGTTGCCATCCACTTCCGCCATGAATACCCCTGGCTCGGCCACTGGTCGATTCTCTTTGCCCTGGCGCTGCTCATCCTCGCCTTCAAAACCCGCATGTACTCCCTCAAGGTGCAGGACCGCCTCATTCGTCTCGAAGAACGTCTCAGGCTGGCCGCGCTGCTACCCGCAAACGAGGCAGCACACATCAACGATCTCACCACAAGGCAACTCATCGCCCTCCGCTTCGCCTCCGACGAGGAACTACCTGCCCTCGTCCACAAGACCCTCACCCAGAACCTCGAGCCTAAAGCGATCAAGCAAAGCATCACCAACTGGCGAGCCGACGATCATCGCGTCTAGCGATAAGCCGACTTTTCGGTACAGATGCTGCAGTGTCAAGAGAAGGATCGATAGATATCTCTCCGTAGAGGCTCTTATGTCATTGATGCCTATCGTGCACGCGTCGCTTG
This region of Acidobacteriota bacterium genomic DNA includes:
- a CDS encoding SDR family oxidoreductase, giving the protein MTEELKGQIAVVTGAARGIGAAIGRQLASMGATVVLAARDQSLLEQVKHEIENAGGAAEAMELDLLVESSVTSLAKSVEARHRRCDILVNNAGVGLLGKPLTELAPSEWDTMMGTNLRGPYLMIRAFAPMMIAARSGHIVNISSLTGHNPFPNGAAYSASKWGLNGLTYSVAEELRPHNVRVSAVAPGSVNTGFSTSNKNGDKKIQPEDVARVVAMLVTQSPQSFVSEVLMRPTQKS
- a CDS encoding deoxyribonuclease IV, with protein sequence MAANTKKRIGVHVGTGGGVWTAVDRAVAAGANTFQIFSASPRMWKASPVKAADAAKMAELRAKHDVGPVAIHASYLINLCSQTESVRDNSTKAFRGEVERALALGAEYLVLHPGSWKGLTREEGLTLAAQSIEKAIEGIDFAGKNFRILIENTAGAEFSLGGKLEQVAELVECLKACAPVAVCLDTCHVHVAGYDIVTADGYIETMKLIESTVSFDEVKVWHCNDAKAAMGSKLDRHEHIGEGTIGAAAFGRLLKEPKFAHCAFIAETPVDAPGDEARNVGVLRALSAG